The Spirosoma radiotolerans genome has a window encoding:
- the recG gene encoding ATP-dependent DNA helicase RecG: MTERATFFDTPLLYLKGLGPQRTELLNKELNLFTYGDLIQYYPFRYDDRTRYYTISELMDSMPSAQIRGRLRDWYLEGEGPKKRLVATFTDGTGSMSLVWFQSITYLEKSLRRDGEYIVYGKPQSFNGQFSIVHPELENANTPSENEPGFFPVYNLTEKLRKRHLDSKVLGKVMRLLLEQSWTHIRETLPDSLIQQYRLIGKREAMWNIHLPQNQAWLKQAQRRLKFEELFYNQLRLIKNKLIQKEEFPGQIFRDTSLMKHFYKELLPFELTGAQQRVIKEIYADFLTGKQMNRLLQGDVGSGKTIVAFIACLMAIGNGAQACLMAPTEILADQHYNGLKPFAEAMGLNLGILTGSTNKKRRVVLHDELQSGKMHILVGTHALLEDAVQYKNLGLCIIDEQHRFGVAQRAKLWRKNETVPPHILVMTATPIPRTLAMTLYGNLDVSTIDELPKGRKPIKTVHKYDKHRSEVFGFMRQQIELGRQVYVVYPLIEESEKLDYKDLMDGFESMQRAFPRPKYEIGMLHGKMLAYEKDDEMKRFLKHETHILVATTVIEVGVNVPNASVMVIESAERFGLSQLHQLRGRVGRGSDQSYCIMMTGYKLSSDTRTRLETMVRTNNGFEIADVDLQLRGPGDLTGTQQSGVMDLMIADLAKDGAILTAARESAQAILAEDPELLLPQHAPIRNHVDGLKQTENNWGRIS, from the coding sequence ATGACCGAACGAGCTACTTTTTTCGACACACCGCTACTTTACCTGAAGGGGTTGGGGCCACAGCGCACGGAACTGCTCAACAAAGAGCTGAACCTGTTTACCTATGGCGACCTGATTCAATACTACCCTTTTCGCTACGACGACCGAACGCGCTACTACACCATCAGCGAATTGATGGATTCCATGCCATCGGCCCAGATTCGCGGCCGGCTCCGGGACTGGTATCTGGAAGGTGAAGGCCCTAAGAAGCGTCTTGTCGCTACCTTTACCGATGGTACGGGCTCGATGAGCCTGGTTTGGTTTCAGAGCATAACCTATCTGGAGAAATCGCTCCGGCGCGATGGTGAATACATCGTATATGGCAAGCCGCAGTCATTTAACGGCCAGTTCAGTATTGTTCATCCAGAGCTGGAAAATGCGAATACGCCCTCTGAAAATGAGCCCGGTTTCTTTCCTGTTTACAACCTCACCGAAAAGCTTCGCAAGCGCCACCTCGACAGCAAAGTTCTGGGTAAGGTCATGCGCCTGTTGCTGGAGCAATCCTGGACGCACATTCGCGAAACGCTGCCGGACTCTCTTATTCAGCAATATCGGCTGATTGGCAAGCGGGAAGCCATGTGGAACATCCACTTGCCGCAAAACCAGGCTTGGCTGAAACAGGCGCAGCGTCGACTAAAATTTGAGGAGTTATTCTACAACCAGCTACGGCTAATTAAAAATAAGCTGATTCAGAAGGAAGAGTTTCCGGGGCAGATTTTCCGGGACACGTCGCTGATGAAGCACTTCTACAAAGAACTTCTACCGTTTGAATTGACGGGGGCCCAGCAGCGGGTAATTAAAGAAATTTACGCCGATTTTCTGACGGGTAAGCAGATGAACCGGCTCCTGCAGGGCGATGTGGGCAGTGGCAAAACCATTGTCGCCTTCATTGCGTGTCTGATGGCCATTGGCAACGGTGCGCAGGCCTGCCTCATGGCACCAACCGAAATCCTGGCCGATCAGCACTACAATGGACTAAAGCCCTTTGCCGAGGCTATGGGCCTCAATTTGGGTATTCTGACGGGATCGACTAATAAAAAACGCCGGGTTGTGCTGCACGACGAACTTCAGTCGGGTAAGATGCACATTCTGGTAGGTACGCATGCGCTTCTGGAAGATGCCGTTCAGTACAAAAACCTGGGCTTGTGCATCATCGACGAACAGCACCGGTTTGGAGTAGCCCAGCGGGCCAAACTGTGGCGTAAAAACGAAACGGTACCGCCCCATATTCTGGTTATGACCGCTACGCCCATTCCGCGTACGCTGGCCATGACCCTGTATGGCAACCTCGATGTATCGACTATTGATGAACTACCCAAAGGCAGAAAGCCCATTAAAACGGTGCATAAGTACGATAAGCACCGGTCTGAAGTGTTTGGGTTTATGCGGCAGCAAATTGAACTTGGTCGGCAGGTGTATGTCGTATATCCGCTGATCGAAGAATCGGAGAAGCTGGATTACAAAGATCTGATGGATGGGTTCGAAAGCATGCAGCGGGCCTTCCCCCGGCCAAAATACGAGATTGGCATGCTGCACGGGAAGATGCTGGCCTACGAAAAAGATGATGAGATGAAGCGGTTTCTGAAACACGAAACCCATATTCTGGTCGCTACGACAGTCATAGAAGTAGGGGTTAACGTGCCCAATGCCAGCGTAATGGTTATTGAAAGCGCCGAGCGATTTGGTCTATCGCAACTGCATCAGTTGCGCGGGCGGGTAGGGCGGGGCTCTGACCAGTCTTATTGCATCATGATGACCGGCTACAAACTCAGCAGCGATACCCGCACCCGGCTCGAAACGATGGTGCGTACCAATAACGGTTTCGAAATTGCCGATGTGGATCTGCAACTGCGGGGGCCCGGCGATTTAACGGGTACCCAGCAGAGTGGCGTGATGGATTTAATGATTGCCGATCTGGCCAAAGATGGTGCGATTCTGACAGCTGCCCGCGAGTCGGCACAAGCCATTCTGGCCGAAGACCCTGAACTCCTCCTTCCTCAACACGCGCCCATCCGCAATCACGTTGACGGACTCAAGCAAACCGAAAATAATTGGGGACGAATTTCATAA